A region from the Benincasa hispida cultivar B227 chromosome 10, ASM972705v1, whole genome shotgun sequence genome encodes:
- the LOC120088442 gene encoding uncharacterized protein LOC120088442 yields the protein MVSRIAVVLLIGFLGMFYQTKQLPPSQIDGSSSSSQNLPVSSQRIKLSDGRYLAYIEKGVSKDKANFKIIVSHGFGSSKDMTILASQEAIFELGIYFLLYDRPGYGESDPNPNSSVENEAYDIQELADQLQIGSKFYLIGVSMGSYSAWSCLKYIPERLAGTALIVPLVNYQWPSLPFSLIKEDYRRKLLKLGLWLSTYTPGLLHWWVSQNWIPSTSVLEKNPIFFNERDIDILKAIPGFPMLSKRMLKEQRIFNTLRNDFMLAFGEWEFDPLKLSNPYARNESSVHIWQGCEDKVVPVELQRYVSGQLPWIEYHEVTDGGHLIIHYKGLFDTILRALLLGEEAVSYRPRPLTTKSVSS from the exons ATGGTTTCAAGAATTGCTGTTGTGTTGCTGATTGGTTTTTTGGGGATGTTTTATCAGACCAAACAACTTCCTCCTTCACAAATTGATggatcttcttcatcttctcagAATCTTCCTGTTTCTTCTCAGAGAATCAAACTCAGTGATGGAAGATATCTTgcttatatagagaagggtgtTTCTAAAGACAAAGCTAACTTCAAAATCATTGTCTCCCATGGCTTTGGAAGCTCCAAAGACATGACTATTTTAGCTTCTCAA GAGGCGATTTTTGAGTTGGGGATTTACTTTTTACTCTACGATCGCCCTGGATATGGTGAAAGTGATCCAAATCCCAATAGCTCAGTTGAGAATGAAGCATATGACATTCAAGAATTGGCTGATCAATTGCAAATTGGATCTAAGTTTTATCTTATCGGTGTCTCGATGGGATCGTATTCGGCTTGGAGTTGCCTCAAATACATACCAGAAAG GTTAGCAGGCACAGCTCTTATAGTCCCTTTAGTGAATTATCAGTGGCCTTCACTTCCATTTAGCCTCATAAAAGAGGATTACAGGAGAAAGCTTTTGAAATTAGGATTATGGCTTTCAACCTATACCCCTGGGCTTTTACATTGGTGGGTGAGTCAGAATTGGATTCCTTCAACTTCTGTGCTCGAAAAGAATCCGATATTCTTCAACGAACGAGATATCGACATCTTAAAGGCGATTCCCGGCTTCCCAATGCTATCCAAG AGGATGTTAAAGGAGCAACGCATTTTCAACACGCTTCGAAATGATTTCATGCTTGCGTTTGGCGAATGGGAATTCGATCCACTTAAACTTAGTAACCCATATGCTCGAAACGAAAGTTCGGTTCATATTTGGCAAGGTTGTGAAGACAAAGTTGTGCCAGTGGAACTCCAAAGATATGTTTCAGGGCAGCTTCCATGGATTGAGTACCATGAAGTTACTGATGGAGGGCATTTGATTATTCATTATAAAGGTTTATTTGACACCATTTTAAGGGCACTTTTACTTGGAGAAGAAGCAGTTTCTTATAGACCAAGACCTCTTACAACAAAATCTGTGTCTAGCTGA